A portion of the Mus pahari chromosome 17, PAHARI_EIJ_v1.1, whole genome shotgun sequence genome contains these proteins:
- the Ncaph2 gene encoding condensin-2 complex subunit H2 isoform X4, translated as MEDVEVRFAHLLQPIRDLTKNWEVDVAAQLGEYLEELDQICISFDEGKTTMNFIEAALLIQGSACVYSKKVEYLYSLVYQALDFISGKRRAKQLSLVQEDGSNKPVNSGTPGETENEFLSLDDFPDSRANVDLKNDQASSELLIIPLLPMALVAPDEVEKNSSPLYSCQGDVLASRKDFRMNTCTPNLRGCFMLDPVGMCPVEPVVPVEPVEALEPVEPYPMSRSQKDPEDAEEQPMEVSRNGSPVPVLGISQEPDGPALSGGEEDAEDGAELPEVALEPAEPRTSQQSAILPRRYMLRERQGAPEPASRLQETPDPWQSLDPFDSLESKVFQKGKPYSVPPGVEEAPGQKRKRKGATKLQDFHKWYLDAYAEHPDSRRARRKGPTFADMEVLYWKHVKEQLETLQRLRRRKINERWLPRAKQDLWPTEEGRLEETLEDLGVADDFLEPEEYVEEPAGVMPEEAADLDAEAMPESLRYEELVRRNVELFIATSQKFIQETELSQRIRDWEDTIQPLLQEQEQHVPFDIHTYGDQLVSRFPQLNEWCPFSELVAGQPAFEVCRSMLASLQLANDYTVEVTQQPGLEAAVDTMSLRLLTHQRAHTRFQTYAAPSMAQP; from the exons ATGGAGGATGTGGAGGTGCGCTTTGCTCACCTCTTGCAGCCCATCCGGGACCTCACTAAGAACTGGGAGGTGGACGTGGCGGCACAGCTGGGCGAGTATCTGGAGGAG ctGGACCAGATCTGCATTTCTTTTGATGAAGGCAAAACCACAATGAACTTCATTGAGGCAGCACTGTTGATCCAGGGCTCAGCCTGTGTCTACAGTAAGAAG GTGGAGTACCTCTACTCGCTCGTCTACCAGGCTCTCGACTTTATTTCTGGCAAGAG gcGAGCCAAGCAGCTCTCCTTAGTTCAGGAAGATGGGAGCAACAAGCCTGTCAACTCAGGGACTCCCGGGGAAACAGAGAATGAG TTCCTGTCACTGGACGACTTCCCCGACTCCCGGGCTAATGTGGATCTGAAAAATGACCAGGCATCCAGT GAGCTGCTTATCATACCCCTACTGCCCATGGCCCTGGTGGCCCCTGATGAAGTGGAAAAGAACAGCAGCCCCTTGTATAG TTGTCAGGGTGACGTCTTGGCCAGCCGGAAGGATTTCAGGATGAACACGTGTACTCCTAACCTCAGAGGCTGCTTTATGTTAGATCCAGTGGGAATGTGTCCTGTGGAGCCTGTGGTGCCCGTGGAGCCCGTGGAAGCCCTGGAACCCGTGGAGCCATACCCCATGTCGAGGAGCCAGAAAG ATCCTGAGGACGCTGAGGAGCAGCCCATGGAAGTGTCTAGGAATGGGAGTCCTGTTCCTGTACTTGGCATCTCCCAAGAGCCAG ATGGCCCAGCGCTCAGCGGTGGAGAGGAGGATGCAGAAGATGGAGCAGAGCTCCCAGAGGTTGCTCTAGAGCCTGCAGAGCCCAGGACTTCACAGCAG AGCGCCATATTGCCAAGGAGATACATGCTGCGGGAACGACAGGGGGCTCCGGAGCCTGCCTCCCGGCTGCAG GAGACCCCAGACCCCTGGCAGAGCCTGGACCCTTTTGACTCCTTGGAATCTAAGGTCTTCCAGAAAG GGAAACCCTATTCTGTGCCACCCGGTGTGGAGGAGGCTCCAGGACAGAAGCGCAAGAGGAAGGGTGCCACCAAGTTGCAGGACTTCCACAAGTGGTACCTGGATgcct ATGCTGAACACCCTGACAGCAGGAGGGCTCGGCGGAAGGGCCCAACCTTTGCAG ACATGGAAGTCCTGTACTGGAAACACGTAAAAGAACAGCTCGAGACCCTTCAGAGATTGCGGAGACGTAAG ATAAATGAGAGATGGCTACCTAGGGCCAAGCAGGATCTGTGGCCTACAGAGGAGGGTCGCTTGGAAGAGACTCTCGAAGACCTAGGGGTAGCAG ATGACTTCCTAGAGCCTGAGGAGTACGTGGAGGAGCCTGCGGGGGTGATGCCCGAGGAAGCTGCTGACCTCG atgcagaggccatgccaGAGTCCCTGAGATACGAGGAGCTGGTCCGAAGAAATGTG GAACTCTTCATTGCCACCTCCCAGAAGTTtatccaggagacagagctgagccaACGCATCAGGGACTGGGAAGATACCATCCAACCCCtgctccaggagcag GAGCAACATGTGCCCTTTGATATCCATACCTATGGGGACCAGTTGGTTTCACGGTTCCCCCAGCTCAATGAATGGTGTCCCTTTTCAGAACTTGTAGCAGGGCAACCTGCTTTTGAGGTGTGCCGCTCCATGCTGGCCTCCTTGCAACTG GCTAATGACTACACAGTGGAGGTTACTCAGCAGCCAGGACTGGAGGCAGCTGTGGACACAATGTCTCTGAGACTGCTCACACACCAGCGAGCCCACACCCGCTTCCAGACCTATGCTGCACCATCCATGGCCCAGCCTTGA
- the Ncaph2 gene encoding condensin-2 complex subunit H2 isoform X3 codes for MEDVEVRFAHLLQPIRDLTKNWEVDVAAQLGEYLEELDQICISFDEGKTTMNFIEAALLIQGSACVYSKKVEYLYSLVYQALDFISGKRRAKQLSLVQEDGSNKPVNSGTPGETENEFLSLDDFPDSRANVDLKNDQASSELLIIPLLPMALVAPDEVEKNSSPLYSCQGDVLASRKDFRMNTCTPNLRGCFMLDPVGMCPVEPVVPVEPVEALEPVEPYPMSRSQKDPEDAEEQPMEVSRNGSPVPVLGISQEPDGPALSGGEEDAEDGAELPEVALEPAEPRTSQQSAILPRRYMLRERQGAPEPASRLQETPDPWQSLDPFDSLESKVFQKGKPYSVPPGVEEAPGQKRKRKGATKLQDFHKWYLDAYAEHPDSRRARRKGPTFADMEVLYWKHVKEQLETLQRLRRRKINERWLPRAKQDLWPTEEGRLEETLEDLGVAADDFLEPEEYVEEPAGVMPEEAADLDAEAMPESLRYEELVRRNVELFIATSQKFIQETELSQRIRDWEDTIQPLLQEQEQHVPFDIHTYGDQLVSRFPQLNEWCPFSELVAGQPAFEVCRSMLASLQLANDYTVEVTQQPGLEAAVDTMSLRLLTHQRAHTRFQTYAAPSMAQP; via the exons ATGGAGGATGTGGAGGTGCGCTTTGCTCACCTCTTGCAGCCCATCCGGGACCTCACTAAGAACTGGGAGGTGGACGTGGCGGCACAGCTGGGCGAGTATCTGGAGGAG ctGGACCAGATCTGCATTTCTTTTGATGAAGGCAAAACCACAATGAACTTCATTGAGGCAGCACTGTTGATCCAGGGCTCAGCCTGTGTCTACAGTAAGAAG GTGGAGTACCTCTACTCGCTCGTCTACCAGGCTCTCGACTTTATTTCTGGCAAGAG gcGAGCCAAGCAGCTCTCCTTAGTTCAGGAAGATGGGAGCAACAAGCCTGTCAACTCAGGGACTCCCGGGGAAACAGAGAATGAG TTCCTGTCACTGGACGACTTCCCCGACTCCCGGGCTAATGTGGATCTGAAAAATGACCAGGCATCCAGT GAGCTGCTTATCATACCCCTACTGCCCATGGCCCTGGTGGCCCCTGATGAAGTGGAAAAGAACAGCAGCCCCTTGTATAG TTGTCAGGGTGACGTCTTGGCCAGCCGGAAGGATTTCAGGATGAACACGTGTACTCCTAACCTCAGAGGCTGCTTTATGTTAGATCCAGTGGGAATGTGTCCTGTGGAGCCTGTGGTGCCCGTGGAGCCCGTGGAAGCCCTGGAACCCGTGGAGCCATACCCCATGTCGAGGAGCCAGAAAG ATCCTGAGGACGCTGAGGAGCAGCCCATGGAAGTGTCTAGGAATGGGAGTCCTGTTCCTGTACTTGGCATCTCCCAAGAGCCAG ATGGCCCAGCGCTCAGCGGTGGAGAGGAGGATGCAGAAGATGGAGCAGAGCTCCCAGAGGTTGCTCTAGAGCCTGCAGAGCCCAGGACTTCACAGCAG AGCGCCATATTGCCAAGGAGATACATGCTGCGGGAACGACAGGGGGCTCCGGAGCCTGCCTCCCGGCTGCAG GAGACCCCAGACCCCTGGCAGAGCCTGGACCCTTTTGACTCCTTGGAATCTAAGGTCTTCCAGAAAG GGAAACCCTATTCTGTGCCACCCGGTGTGGAGGAGGCTCCAGGACAGAAGCGCAAGAGGAAGGGTGCCACCAAGTTGCAGGACTTCCACAAGTGGTACCTGGATgcct ATGCTGAACACCCTGACAGCAGGAGGGCTCGGCGGAAGGGCCCAACCTTTGCAG ACATGGAAGTCCTGTACTGGAAACACGTAAAAGAACAGCTCGAGACCCTTCAGAGATTGCGGAGACGTAAG ATAAATGAGAGATGGCTACCTAGGGCCAAGCAGGATCTGTGGCCTACAGAGGAGGGTCGCTTGGAAGAGACTCTCGAAGACCTAGGGGTAGCAG CAGATGACTTCCTAGAGCCTGAGGAGTACGTGGAGGAGCCTGCGGGGGTGATGCCCGAGGAAGCTGCTGACCTCG atgcagaggccatgccaGAGTCCCTGAGATACGAGGAGCTGGTCCGAAGAAATGTG GAACTCTTCATTGCCACCTCCCAGAAGTTtatccaggagacagagctgagccaACGCATCAGGGACTGGGAAGATACCATCCAACCCCtgctccaggagcag GAGCAACATGTGCCCTTTGATATCCATACCTATGGGGACCAGTTGGTTTCACGGTTCCCCCAGCTCAATGAATGGTGTCCCTTTTCAGAACTTGTAGCAGGGCAACCTGCTTTTGAGGTGTGCCGCTCCATGCTGGCCTCCTTGCAACTG GCTAATGACTACACAGTGGAGGTTACTCAGCAGCCAGGACTGGAGGCAGCTGTGGACACAATGTCTCTGAGACTGCTCACACACCAGCGAGCCCACACCCGCTTCCAGACCTATGCTGCACCATCCATGGCCCAGCCTTGA
- the Ncaph2 gene encoding condensin-2 complex subunit H2 isoform X2, which yields MEDVEVRFAHLLQPIRDLTKNWEVDVAAQLGEYLEELDQICISFDEGKTTMNFIEAALLIQGSACVYSKKVEYLYSLVYQALDFISGKRRAKQLSLVQEDGSNKPVNSGTPGETENEFLSLDDFPDSRANVDLKNDQASSELLIIPLLPMALVAPDEVEKNSSPLYSCQGDVLASRKDFRMNTCTPNLRGCFMLDPVGMCPVEPVVPVEPVEALEPVEPYPMSRSQKDPEDAEEQPMEVSRNGSPVPVLGISQEPDGPALSGGEEDAEDGAELPEVALEPAEPRTSQQSAILPRRYMLRERQGAPEPASRLQETPDPWQSLDPFDSLESKVFQKGKPYSVPPGVEEAPGQKRKRKGATKLQDFHKWYLDAYAEHPDSRRARRKGPTFADMEVLYWKHVKEQLETLQRLRRRKMFSGQINERWLPRAKQDLWPTEEGRLEETLEDLGVADDFLEPEEYVEEPAGVMPEEAADLDAEAMPESLRYEELVRRNVELFIATSQKFIQETELSQRIRDWEDTIQPLLQEQEQHVPFDIHTYGDQLVSRFPQLNEWCPFSELVAGQPAFEVCRSMLASLQLANDYTVEVTQQPGLEAAVDTMSLRLLTHQRAHTRFQTYAAPSMAQP from the exons ATGGAGGATGTGGAGGTGCGCTTTGCTCACCTCTTGCAGCCCATCCGGGACCTCACTAAGAACTGGGAGGTGGACGTGGCGGCACAGCTGGGCGAGTATCTGGAGGAG ctGGACCAGATCTGCATTTCTTTTGATGAAGGCAAAACCACAATGAACTTCATTGAGGCAGCACTGTTGATCCAGGGCTCAGCCTGTGTCTACAGTAAGAAG GTGGAGTACCTCTACTCGCTCGTCTACCAGGCTCTCGACTTTATTTCTGGCAAGAG gcGAGCCAAGCAGCTCTCCTTAGTTCAGGAAGATGGGAGCAACAAGCCTGTCAACTCAGGGACTCCCGGGGAAACAGAGAATGAG TTCCTGTCACTGGACGACTTCCCCGACTCCCGGGCTAATGTGGATCTGAAAAATGACCAGGCATCCAGT GAGCTGCTTATCATACCCCTACTGCCCATGGCCCTGGTGGCCCCTGATGAAGTGGAAAAGAACAGCAGCCCCTTGTATAG TTGTCAGGGTGACGTCTTGGCCAGCCGGAAGGATTTCAGGATGAACACGTGTACTCCTAACCTCAGAGGCTGCTTTATGTTAGATCCAGTGGGAATGTGTCCTGTGGAGCCTGTGGTGCCCGTGGAGCCCGTGGAAGCCCTGGAACCCGTGGAGCCATACCCCATGTCGAGGAGCCAGAAAG ATCCTGAGGACGCTGAGGAGCAGCCCATGGAAGTGTCTAGGAATGGGAGTCCTGTTCCTGTACTTGGCATCTCCCAAGAGCCAG ATGGCCCAGCGCTCAGCGGTGGAGAGGAGGATGCAGAAGATGGAGCAGAGCTCCCAGAGGTTGCTCTAGAGCCTGCAGAGCCCAGGACTTCACAGCAG AGCGCCATATTGCCAAGGAGATACATGCTGCGGGAACGACAGGGGGCTCCGGAGCCTGCCTCCCGGCTGCAG GAGACCCCAGACCCCTGGCAGAGCCTGGACCCTTTTGACTCCTTGGAATCTAAGGTCTTCCAGAAAG GGAAACCCTATTCTGTGCCACCCGGTGTGGAGGAGGCTCCAGGACAGAAGCGCAAGAGGAAGGGTGCCACCAAGTTGCAGGACTTCCACAAGTGGTACCTGGATgcct ATGCTGAACACCCTGACAGCAGGAGGGCTCGGCGGAAGGGCCCAACCTTTGCAG ACATGGAAGTCCTGTACTGGAAACACGTAAAAGAACAGCTCGAGACCCTTCAGAGATTGCGGAGACGTAAG ATGTTCTCTGGACAGATAAATGAGAGATGGCTACCTAGGGCCAAGCAGGATCTGTGGCCTACAGAGGAGGGTCGCTTGGAAGAGACTCTCGAAGACCTAGGGGTAGCAG ATGACTTCCTAGAGCCTGAGGAGTACGTGGAGGAGCCTGCGGGGGTGATGCCCGAGGAAGCTGCTGACCTCG atgcagaggccatgccaGAGTCCCTGAGATACGAGGAGCTGGTCCGAAGAAATGTG GAACTCTTCATTGCCACCTCCCAGAAGTTtatccaggagacagagctgagccaACGCATCAGGGACTGGGAAGATACCATCCAACCCCtgctccaggagcag GAGCAACATGTGCCCTTTGATATCCATACCTATGGGGACCAGTTGGTTTCACGGTTCCCCCAGCTCAATGAATGGTGTCCCTTTTCAGAACTTGTAGCAGGGCAACCTGCTTTTGAGGTGTGCCGCTCCATGCTGGCCTCCTTGCAACTG GCTAATGACTACACAGTGGAGGTTACTCAGCAGCCAGGACTGGAGGCAGCTGTGGACACAATGTCTCTGAGACTGCTCACACACCAGCGAGCCCACACCCGCTTCCAGACCTATGCTGCACCATCCATGGCCCAGCCTTGA
- the Ncaph2 gene encoding condensin-2 complex subunit H2 isoform X1 — MEDVEVRFAHLLQPIRDLTKNWEVDVAAQLGEYLEELDQICISFDEGKTTMNFIEAALLIQGSACVYSKKVEYLYSLVYQALDFISGKRRAKQLSLVQEDGSNKPVNSGTPGETENEFLSLDDFPDSRANVDLKNDQASSELLIIPLLPMALVAPDEVEKNSSPLYSCQGDVLASRKDFRMNTCTPNLRGCFMLDPVGMCPVEPVVPVEPVEALEPVEPYPMSRSQKDPEDAEEQPMEVSRNGSPVPVLGISQEPDGPALSGGEEDAEDGAELPEVALEPAEPRTSQQSAILPRRYMLRERQGAPEPASRLQETPDPWQSLDPFDSLESKVFQKGKPYSVPPGVEEAPGQKRKRKGATKLQDFHKWYLDAYAEHPDSRRARRKGPTFADMEVLYWKHVKEQLETLQRLRRRKMFSGQINERWLPRAKQDLWPTEEGRLEETLEDLGVAADDFLEPEEYVEEPAGVMPEEAADLDAEAMPESLRYEELVRRNVELFIATSQKFIQETELSQRIRDWEDTIQPLLQEQEQHVPFDIHTYGDQLVSRFPQLNEWCPFSELVAGQPAFEVCRSMLASLQLANDYTVEVTQQPGLEAAVDTMSLRLLTHQRAHTRFQTYAAPSMAQP; from the exons ATGGAGGATGTGGAGGTGCGCTTTGCTCACCTCTTGCAGCCCATCCGGGACCTCACTAAGAACTGGGAGGTGGACGTGGCGGCACAGCTGGGCGAGTATCTGGAGGAG ctGGACCAGATCTGCATTTCTTTTGATGAAGGCAAAACCACAATGAACTTCATTGAGGCAGCACTGTTGATCCAGGGCTCAGCCTGTGTCTACAGTAAGAAG GTGGAGTACCTCTACTCGCTCGTCTACCAGGCTCTCGACTTTATTTCTGGCAAGAG gcGAGCCAAGCAGCTCTCCTTAGTTCAGGAAGATGGGAGCAACAAGCCTGTCAACTCAGGGACTCCCGGGGAAACAGAGAATGAG TTCCTGTCACTGGACGACTTCCCCGACTCCCGGGCTAATGTGGATCTGAAAAATGACCAGGCATCCAGT GAGCTGCTTATCATACCCCTACTGCCCATGGCCCTGGTGGCCCCTGATGAAGTGGAAAAGAACAGCAGCCCCTTGTATAG TTGTCAGGGTGACGTCTTGGCCAGCCGGAAGGATTTCAGGATGAACACGTGTACTCCTAACCTCAGAGGCTGCTTTATGTTAGATCCAGTGGGAATGTGTCCTGTGGAGCCTGTGGTGCCCGTGGAGCCCGTGGAAGCCCTGGAACCCGTGGAGCCATACCCCATGTCGAGGAGCCAGAAAG ATCCTGAGGACGCTGAGGAGCAGCCCATGGAAGTGTCTAGGAATGGGAGTCCTGTTCCTGTACTTGGCATCTCCCAAGAGCCAG ATGGCCCAGCGCTCAGCGGTGGAGAGGAGGATGCAGAAGATGGAGCAGAGCTCCCAGAGGTTGCTCTAGAGCCTGCAGAGCCCAGGACTTCACAGCAG AGCGCCATATTGCCAAGGAGATACATGCTGCGGGAACGACAGGGGGCTCCGGAGCCTGCCTCCCGGCTGCAG GAGACCCCAGACCCCTGGCAGAGCCTGGACCCTTTTGACTCCTTGGAATCTAAGGTCTTCCAGAAAG GGAAACCCTATTCTGTGCCACCCGGTGTGGAGGAGGCTCCAGGACAGAAGCGCAAGAGGAAGGGTGCCACCAAGTTGCAGGACTTCCACAAGTGGTACCTGGATgcct ATGCTGAACACCCTGACAGCAGGAGGGCTCGGCGGAAGGGCCCAACCTTTGCAG ACATGGAAGTCCTGTACTGGAAACACGTAAAAGAACAGCTCGAGACCCTTCAGAGATTGCGGAGACGTAAG ATGTTCTCTGGACAGATAAATGAGAGATGGCTACCTAGGGCCAAGCAGGATCTGTGGCCTACAGAGGAGGGTCGCTTGGAAGAGACTCTCGAAGACCTAGGGGTAGCAG CAGATGACTTCCTAGAGCCTGAGGAGTACGTGGAGGAGCCTGCGGGGGTGATGCCCGAGGAAGCTGCTGACCTCG atgcagaggccatgccaGAGTCCCTGAGATACGAGGAGCTGGTCCGAAGAAATGTG GAACTCTTCATTGCCACCTCCCAGAAGTTtatccaggagacagagctgagccaACGCATCAGGGACTGGGAAGATACCATCCAACCCCtgctccaggagcag GAGCAACATGTGCCCTTTGATATCCATACCTATGGGGACCAGTTGGTTTCACGGTTCCCCCAGCTCAATGAATGGTGTCCCTTTTCAGAACTTGTAGCAGGGCAACCTGCTTTTGAGGTGTGCCGCTCCATGCTGGCCTCCTTGCAACTG GCTAATGACTACACAGTGGAGGTTACTCAGCAGCCAGGACTGGAGGCAGCTGTGGACACAATGTCTCTGAGACTGCTCACACACCAGCGAGCCCACACCCGCTTCCAGACCTATGCTGCACCATCCATGGCCCAGCCTTGA
- the Ncaph2 gene encoding condensin-2 complex subunit H2 isoform X5, with protein sequence MWRCALLTSCSPSGTSLRTGRWTWRHSWLDQICISFDEGKTTMNFIEAALLIQGSACVYSKKVEYLYSLVYQALDFISGKRRAKQLSLVQEDGSNKPVNSGTPGETENEFLSLDDFPDSRANVDLKNDQASSELLIIPLLPMALVAPDEVEKNSSPLYSCQGDVLASRKDFRMNTCTPNLRGCFMLDPVGMCPVEPVVPVEPVEALEPVEPYPMSRSQKDPEDAEEQPMEVSRNGSPVPVLGISQEPDGPALSGGEEDAEDGAELPEVALEPAEPRTSQQSAILPRRYMLRERQGAPEPASRLQETPDPWQSLDPFDSLESKVFQKGKPYSVPPGVEEAPGQKRKRKGATKLQDFHKWYLDAYAEHPDSRRARRKGPTFADMEVLYWKHVKEQLETLQRLRRRKMFSGQINERWLPRAKQDLWPTEEGRLEETLEDLGVAADDFLEPEEYVEEPAGVMPEEAADLDAEAMPESLRYEELVRRNVELFIATSQKFIQETELSQRIRDWEDTIQPLLQEQEQHVPFDIHTYGDQLVSRFPQLNEWCPFSELVAGQPAFEVCRSMLASLQLANDYTVEVTQQPGLEAAVDTMSLRLLTHQRAHTRFQTYAAPSMAQP encoded by the exons ATGTGGAGGTGCGCTTTGCTCACCTCTTGCAGCCCATCCGGGACCTCACTAAGAACTGGGAGGTGGACGTGGCGGCACAGCTGG ctGGACCAGATCTGCATTTCTTTTGATGAAGGCAAAACCACAATGAACTTCATTGAGGCAGCACTGTTGATCCAGGGCTCAGCCTGTGTCTACAGTAAGAAG GTGGAGTACCTCTACTCGCTCGTCTACCAGGCTCTCGACTTTATTTCTGGCAAGAG gcGAGCCAAGCAGCTCTCCTTAGTTCAGGAAGATGGGAGCAACAAGCCTGTCAACTCAGGGACTCCCGGGGAAACAGAGAATGAG TTCCTGTCACTGGACGACTTCCCCGACTCCCGGGCTAATGTGGATCTGAAAAATGACCAGGCATCCAGT GAGCTGCTTATCATACCCCTACTGCCCATGGCCCTGGTGGCCCCTGATGAAGTGGAAAAGAACAGCAGCCCCTTGTATAG TTGTCAGGGTGACGTCTTGGCCAGCCGGAAGGATTTCAGGATGAACACGTGTACTCCTAACCTCAGAGGCTGCTTTATGTTAGATCCAGTGGGAATGTGTCCTGTGGAGCCTGTGGTGCCCGTGGAGCCCGTGGAAGCCCTGGAACCCGTGGAGCCATACCCCATGTCGAGGAGCCAGAAAG ATCCTGAGGACGCTGAGGAGCAGCCCATGGAAGTGTCTAGGAATGGGAGTCCTGTTCCTGTACTTGGCATCTCCCAAGAGCCAG ATGGCCCAGCGCTCAGCGGTGGAGAGGAGGATGCAGAAGATGGAGCAGAGCTCCCAGAGGTTGCTCTAGAGCCTGCAGAGCCCAGGACTTCACAGCAG AGCGCCATATTGCCAAGGAGATACATGCTGCGGGAACGACAGGGGGCTCCGGAGCCTGCCTCCCGGCTGCAG GAGACCCCAGACCCCTGGCAGAGCCTGGACCCTTTTGACTCCTTGGAATCTAAGGTCTTCCAGAAAG GGAAACCCTATTCTGTGCCACCCGGTGTGGAGGAGGCTCCAGGACAGAAGCGCAAGAGGAAGGGTGCCACCAAGTTGCAGGACTTCCACAAGTGGTACCTGGATgcct ATGCTGAACACCCTGACAGCAGGAGGGCTCGGCGGAAGGGCCCAACCTTTGCAG ACATGGAAGTCCTGTACTGGAAACACGTAAAAGAACAGCTCGAGACCCTTCAGAGATTGCGGAGACGTAAG ATGTTCTCTGGACAGATAAATGAGAGATGGCTACCTAGGGCCAAGCAGGATCTGTGGCCTACAGAGGAGGGTCGCTTGGAAGAGACTCTCGAAGACCTAGGGGTAGCAG CAGATGACTTCCTAGAGCCTGAGGAGTACGTGGAGGAGCCTGCGGGGGTGATGCCCGAGGAAGCTGCTGACCTCG atgcagaggccatgccaGAGTCCCTGAGATACGAGGAGCTGGTCCGAAGAAATGTG GAACTCTTCATTGCCACCTCCCAGAAGTTtatccaggagacagagctgagccaACGCATCAGGGACTGGGAAGATACCATCCAACCCCtgctccaggagcag GAGCAACATGTGCCCTTTGATATCCATACCTATGGGGACCAGTTGGTTTCACGGTTCCCCCAGCTCAATGAATGGTGTCCCTTTTCAGAACTTGTAGCAGGGCAACCTGCTTTTGAGGTGTGCCGCTCCATGCTGGCCTCCTTGCAACTG GCTAATGACTACACAGTGGAGGTTACTCAGCAGCCAGGACTGGAGGCAGCTGTGGACACAATGTCTCTGAGACTGCTCACACACCAGCGAGCCCACACCCGCTTCCAGACCTATGCTGCACCATCCATGGCCCAGCCTTGA
- the LOC110334606 gene encoding protein SCO2 homolog, mitochondrial: MMLLALGPKAWPKLSQFKPLLRVSGGETLHRNSRHWSGQGQRQGPGLRTRLLITALFGAGLGWAWLAARAEKEQWRQQQRTEALRQAAVGQGDFSLLDHKGQLRCKADFRGQWVLMYFGFTHCPDICPDELEKLVQVVRKLEAEPDLPLVQPVFITVDPERDDMAAMARYVQEFHPRLLGLTGSTEQVAQASRNYRVYYSAGPKDEDQDYIVDHSIAIYLLNPDGLFTDYYGRSRSAEQIVESVRRHIAAFHSVLP, from the coding sequence ATGATGCTACTGGCTCTAGGGCCCAAAGCTTGGCCCAAGCTCTCTCAGTTCAAACCCCTTCTCAGGGTCTCAGGAGGTGAAACTCTGCACAGAAATTCCCGGCATTGGTCAGGGCAGGGCCAGCGCCAAGGCCCTGGGCTAAGAACTAGATTACTGATCACGGCCCTGTTTGGGGCTGGGCTAGGCTGGGCCTGGCTGGCTGCAAGGGCTGAGAAGGAACAGTGGCGCCAACAGCAGCGCACAGAGGCCCTGCGCCAGGCTGCTGTGGGCCAGGGCGACTTCAGCCTGTTGGACCACAAAGGTCAGCTTCGATGCAAAGCCGACTTCCGAGGCCAGTGGGTGCTGATGTACTTTGGTTTTACTCACTGCCCTGATATTTGTCCCGATGAGCTGGAAAAGTTGGTGCAAGTAGTTCGGAAGCTAGAGGCGGAGCCTGACCTGCCCCTGGTGCAGCCTGTCTTCATCACTGTGGACCCAGAACGAGATGACATGGCAGCCATGGCCCGCTATGTGCAAGAATTCCACCCAAGATTGCTAGGTCTGACTGGTTCTACAGAGCAGGTGGCCCAAGCTAGTCGCAACTACCGTGTATACTACAGCGCTGGGCCTAAGGATGAGGACCAGGACTATATTGTGGACCACTCCATTGCCATCTATCTGCTCAACCCAGATGGTCTTTTCACCGATTACTATGGCCGCAGCAGGTCAGCAGAGCAGATCGTAGAGAGTGTACGCCGGCACATAGCTGCCTTCCACAGCGTCCTGCCCTGA